The region GATATTGCCAAAGCCAAGGTTCCGGTAATCGCCCTTATCAATATTGACGGTTTTGAACAAATAAACAACTTCTACGGTTATGCCGAAGGTGATTTCATTCTTGTCAGTTTGGCCCGGCTTCTTTCTGATATTTTGCCGAACCCGGCATATCGGCTATATAAAATGCACGCCGATGAATACGCCATTTTTCTGGACGCCCAGAACACCGCCAACTTGCCCAAGACTTTGGATGATTTTGATCGTCTGGCAAAATCCATTGCCACTACAGTGTCATCCACCAGCTTTTCTAACAACCAGCAGGATGTCTTCTTGCGGGTAACAAGCGGATTAGCGTTTGCAACAAGTGCCCCTCCGGAAAAGCTGGTTATTAAAGCCGACATTGCCATGCGTGAGGCCCGCGCGCAACGCAAACCCTATCTGTTTTTCCAAGAAGCCGCAGGCATTGACGCCCGCTATCAGGATAATATCAAATGGGCTAGACTCTTGCAGGACGCGATCAAATATGACCGTATCGTTCCTCATTTTCAACCAATATACAACCATGTTCAGCCAAACAATCGCCACTACGAAGTGCTGGCCCGGCTCGTCGATAATAACGGCAACATCATTGCTCCGCACCAGTTTCTCAATATTGCCAAAACAACCCGGCAGTATCCGGCCATTACCAAAGCCATTATAGAAAAATCTTTTGCGTTGTTCAAAAACTTTCCCGGCGAACTTTCGATCAACCTTGATGTTGAAGATATGGAAAACAGTCAAACCACTACCATGATTCAAGAGGCGCTGGCTAACTACAATATGTGTGGCAGAGTAACATTTGAAGTACTGGAAAACCATCGCCTTGAAAGTCATACCGCTGCTGTGGATTTTTTAAAAAGTTTAAAGGACAGCGGCTGCAAACTGGCGGTCGATGATTTTGGCTCTGGGTACTCCAACTTTGCCTATGTCCTCTCACTTGATTTTGACTATTTAAAAATTGATGCCTCGCTCATAAAAAATATTGACCACGATACCCACTCGCAAGCCATCGTCAAAAGCATTGTAAACTTTGCCCAAGACATGGGTATCCAAACAATAGCTGAATTTGTCCACTCCAAATCGGTATTTAACGCCGTCAAAAAATACAACATTGACTTTTCCCAAGGCTACTACATTGCCAAACCAAGCCCCTGGCCGATTACTAATGATTAAAGAGAAACAGGAAAAGCCGAAGCTTGTATCAAGTATTTTTTGTGTAGTAAAAGTCTTAGAAAACCCATATTCTATTTAGGTTGTAGGTTCGATTCCTACGTAGGTCACCAGTGAAATCAAGGCTTCCGTTTTTTACCCGGAGGCTTTTTTTATTTTTGTACAGCAACCGTTTCGTTATTTCAGTCTCCATTAACCGGAGCTTTTGGCTGTAACGGATATGGTGCTTGTTGAAGGCGACACATAAGGAACATGATTTCAGTCTCCATTAACCGGAGCTTTTGGCTGTAACACTATTAAATGAGTTTAA is a window of Sporomusaceae bacterium ACPt DNA encoding:
- the pdeB gene encoding Cyclic di-GMP phosphodiesterase PdeB — translated: MTETETKLYNELQQVLNSVADGMCVIACDFTVLKVNDAFAAMAGVSPDQAVGKKCYDLLTTDICYTPACPLQRISHSGQRVDCDIILKNSAKSEQYCILTAMPLINQSGELSGIVENFKDITVRRQLEQQLITMNQTLEKMVAKRTQELKEREQQLINLLYTDNLTGLPNRLRLLRDIAKAKVPVIALINIDGFEQINNFYGYAEGDFILVSLARLLSDILPNPAYRLYKMHADEYAIFLDAQNTANLPKTLDDFDRLAKSIATTVSSTSFSNNQQDVFLRVTSGLAFATSAPPEKLVIKADIAMREARAQRKPYLFFQEAAGIDARYQDNIKWARLLQDAIKYDRIVPHFQPIYNHVQPNNRHYEVLARLVDNNGNIIAPHQFLNIAKTTRQYPAITKAIIEKSFALFKNFPGELSINLDVEDMENSQTTTMIQEALANYNMCGRVTFEVLENHRLESHTAAVDFLKSLKDSGCKLAVDDFGSGYSNFAYVLSLDFDYLKIDASLIKNIDHDTHSQAIVKSIVNFAQDMGIQTIAEFVHSKSVFNAVKKYNIDFSQGYYIAKPSPWPITND